AAATGACTGTAAGCCCTGTAATATCAATAATTACCCCTGTATGGAACGGGCTTCCATATATAGCGGAGTGTGTGGCATCAGTATTATCGCAGGAGTTTCAAAACTGGGAGATGCTGATCAGTGATAATGGATCGACAGATGGAACCAGGGACTACCTTGATACATTAACCGACCCAAGGATCCGGATCTATAAACAAAAGCAAAATCTCGGCATTTTCGGAAATCTTAATTTTCTTATGCAGCAGGCAAAAGCGGAAATCAGCCAGATGCTCTGTCATGACGATTATTTTGTAGGATCCAGGGCGCTGAACGACCTGGTAGCTTACTGGCAGTCAGCTCCGCCAGAATTAGGCGTGGCAAGATTTAATCATGAAGATGTAGTACAGTGTTCATTAACTGCATTTCAGAAAAAGTCAATGCCTGCTACTATAAACTCGTCTGAGACAGAACTTATGTTTTATGTGTTTGGGGGGAGTCTTACAGGCAACCTTTCCAATATTTCGCTTAGAACCAACCTTGTATTAAAGTACGGTGCCTTCCGCGAAGATCTGCCTTTTGCCGGCGATTTCGAATTCTGGAGCAGAATGGGCCGGTACGTGTCTATAGGGATACAAAACGAGCCTGTTGTATTCGTTCGACTCCATCCTCAATCTGCATCCTATTACCAAAATCGAAAGGGAGAGCTTGTTGGTCAAAATGCTGAAGTTGTATCGAAATTGTACCAGCGGCTGCTGAGGTACCATCCTAAAATGCAATTTGCCCTTCAACTTCATGGCACAATCAACTATGATTCCCTGCAAAGATACATGGCCATAAAACTATGGCTTATAAAAGGTAACAGAGAATATTTGAGGGAACTCGACAGGGTGTCTGACAACGCGGTATTTCTCCTGCCACGTCGGTGGCGCTGGGTGCTCTTCTTTCTTACCATTGGTGGCAGAATAGGGAGGGTATCTACTGCGCGATATTTAATCAATGCATACTGGCAAACCAAGCAGCAGGTTCAGGAACAACAAATACTTTGTAACCATTAATTTTTGAAAATTTTATTTAAACCATACCCCTATGCATTGCAGATTTTGTCAATCAGAGCTTTCCAATGTTTTTATTGATCTTGTCAGCTCTCCCGCAGCAAATTCTTTTCTTACCAGAGAACAACTGGATGAGCCGGAGCCTTTTTACCCACTACGGGTATACACATGTGATACCTGTTTTTTGGTGCAGATACCAGAATACAAAAAATGTGATACTATATTTGATAATCAATATGTTTACTTTTCGTCCTATTCTAAAAGCTGGCTGAATCACGCAAAAGAATACACGGAAGGAATGGTCCGCCGGTTTGGCTATCATTCGGGTTCTCAAATTATAGAAATTGCCTCAAATGATGGATATCTCCTACAGTATTTTAAAGAAAGGAGCATTCCGGTTTTGGGTATTGAACCTACAGCAAATACAGCGGAAGCCGCTAGGAGCAAAGGAATAGAAAGTATAGTTGAGTTTTTTGGAACCCACCTCGCAACACAACTAGCGGCAGAGGGTAGAAAGGCCGATCTTCTTATAGGAAACAATGTTCTTGCCCATGTTCCGGATATCGTTGACTTTGTGGCAGGAATGAAGCTTGTACTTAAAGAAGACGGTGTGATAACCATGGAATTTCCCCACCTGATGCAATTGATAGAAAACAATCAGTTCGATACTATTTATCATGAGCATTTTTCTTACCTGTCTTTTTTTACGGTAAAACAGATTTTTGAATCGCAGGGACTGGAACTTTTCGATGTAGATGAGCTCGCTACGCACGGAGGATCTCTTCGGATTTATGCTAAACATGCGGAAGATAGCAGCAAAGTGATATCCAATAATGTCTGCCTGTTATTGGAAAAAGAGATTAATAAAGGAATGAACACGTTGGCTTATTACAGTAATTTTCAGCAGAAAGTTCAAAAAGTAAAACTCGAATTCAATGATTTCCTGATACATCAAAAGCTGGAGGGCAAGAAAGTGGCAGCTTACGGCGCTGCAGCGAAGGGGAATACATTATTGAATTTCTGTGGCATCAAAAACGATTCTATTGATTTTGTAGTAGATGCTAATCCCTATAAGCAGCATAAATGGTTGCCTGCAAGTCATATACCGGTAGTTGAAGAAGCTGTTTTAGAAGAGCAAAAGCCAGACTATGTGATCATTTTTCCATGGAATCTAAAAAATGAAATTATAGAGCAATTGAGCTATGCAAGGGCGTGGGGTTGTAAGTTTGTAACAGCAATCCCTATGCTGCAGATTGTCCGTGACGTCGTCAGCTCAATAGCCGAATAAGCATTCTTCTTAGTTAAGCATATGTATGCTACTGGAAATCTGGTAGCCCGGGCTCCTTTTGTTTTCTGTCAAACCTAACTATTATAATATGGACCACATTAACACTCTCAAAAAACGTGTCCTCCTGATGGGGATTAATTTCGCTCCTGAACTCACCGGTATAGGGAAATATACCGGTGAAATGGCCGACTGGCTGGTTGAAAATGGTTACGAATGTACCGTGGTGACATCGTTCCCATATTATCCGAACTGGAAAATACAAGCACCATATTCAGGAAAATTCTATAAGAAGGAGGTTCAGAAAAACGGAAAGCTTCGCGTGTATCGCTGTCCTTTGTATGTTCCATCGGTTCCTTCAGGAGCGAAACGGGTGTTGCAGGAAACCACCTTTATCCTCTCTTCCTTTCTAATGATTTTTTACCTCCTGTTTAAAAAAGGACATCAGCAGATATTCTGTATGGCTCCACCTTTTCATTTGGGCTTTCTTGCTTTATTCTATCGCTTCTTTAAGGGAGGTAAAATAATCTATCATATACATGATCTTCAAATCGAAGCAGCGAGAGATCTGAAAGTACTTAAAGCAGAAAGGGCATTTAATCTTCTTTTTGCTCTTGAAAGGTATATCTTAAACCGAGTAAATTTCGTAAGTACAGTGTCTCCGGGCATGTTAAAACGGATAACTAAAAAGGTGAAGAAAGAGATTCTTTTTTTTCCCAACTGGAGCGATCTTGAGTCATTTTATCCGCTCCCGGAAAAGGCTGGGCTAAAAAAACAATGGGGTTTCCAGCCAGATGATAAAGTGGTTCTTTATTCAGGAAGTATAGGTGAAAAGCAGGGACTTGAGAGTTTATTGTCGATAGCAAAAAAGCTTGAGACACAAGCGTTTATTAAGTTTGTCATTTGCGGGAATGGGCCATATAAAGAGAAGTTAAGTCGAATAGCCGACGAGATGCAGCTGAAGAATATTTCGTTTATGCCTCTTCAGCCTCTATCTCTTTTCAATTCCTTTTTAAATATGGCTGATGTTCACCTTGTAATTCAGCGAAAAGAGGCCTGCGATCTAATGCTACCATCGAAGCTTATTTCCATATTTTCTATTGGCGGGCTCGCTCTTGTTACCGCTGAGCCTGGTTCTTCACTATATACAACAATGAATGAAAACGAAATGGGGGTTGTAATAGAATGTGAAAACGAAATTCTGCTTCAGAATACTATTCTCGATTGCTGTATATCTGACCACACCCAGGCAAACCTAAATGGCCGAATCTACGCAGAAAGATTTCTTGACCGCGAAAATATTCTCCAGCGGATTATGCAGCAAATTCGGGAACCTAAAGCAAGCCCGGTGCCAGTTATAGATTATCAATTTGAAAACGCTTAATAATCCTTATGGTCATGCAGAACCGCTATATTTATATCCTGTGCCTGATACTTGCTTTTACAGATGTTGTCCTAATTAATTCAGCTTTTTTTGCTGCTTTTAATTTAGTAGGGCCAGGGAGAGAACATCTTTCATTGTATCGTGATTTTATCATTATATTTAATCTCTTGTGGTTCATCTGCGCGCGGGCTTTCGACCTCTATAACAAAAAAACGCTCCATGATAAACTTCTTCATACGTCGACCCTCGAGTGTATAAGTCTTCACTATGTTATTCTACTGCTATATGTGATTTTTATAGAAGCGACCAATGTATCGCTGATATTATTACTTGTTTTTTTCTTGTTGTTAAGCTTCATTCTCTTTGCTGGTCGTCTTGCCGCAATGCTTGCAGGATCCTGGATAAGGAGGAGATTTAAAGTAGCCCGGCCGGTCGTCCTGCTTGGAATTAATCCTACCAGTATACAACTGGCCGACTATTTTAAAAATCACGACCGCCAGTACAGCTTCGAGGAATACCTCAATACGGATAAGTCGGCGATGGATGATTTTAAGGAGAATATATTGCCCGCGATCAGCAGGCAAATGAAGAAAGCAGCAGAAACCGGCGTAAACGAAGTGTATATCTCGCTGGGTCCGCACGAAATAAGCAACGCTGGGTTATTACTTAAAGAAGCAGATAAACAATGTGTTCGGCTTCGTTTCGTCCCGGATTTCAGTAAGTCGCTCGAGAGACAGTTTAGTATCAATTATTTGGGCGGCCTTCCCGTAATTAGCTTAAATACAGAGCCTCTGGAAGAAATGCATAACCGGTTTCTGAAGCGTTTGTTCGATATTACATTTAGCCTTGGCGTTTTGGTATTTATATTCAGCTGGCTTTATCCGCTTTTAGCTGTACTGATAAAGCTACAAGGGCCAGGTCCAGTGTTTTTTAAGCAGTTGCGGAGCGGAAGGAATAATGAGAGCTTCTGGTGTTACAAGTTTAGGAGCATGAAAGTTAATGGTGACTCCGACTCGCGGCAGGCCAGTAAAAATGACAGCAGAGTAACGCCTATAGGTCGTTTTTTAAGAAAAAGCAGCCTTGATGAACTGCCACAGTTCCTAAATGTTTTAATGGGGAACATGAGCATAGTAGGTCCCAGACCCCATATGTTGCAGCATACAGAGCAATATCGTAACATCATAGACAAGTATATGGTAAGGCACTATCTTAAGCCGGGGATTACTGGATGGGCACAAATAAATGGATATCGCGGAGAAACAGGTAGTATTGAACTGATGGAGAAGAGAGTAAAGCACGACCTTTGGTATCTTGAAAACTGGACGCCTCTGCTCGATATTAAGATAGTGTTTTTAACAGTCATTCATTTAATTAAGGATCACGATAACGCCTTTTAACTTCATATACCACAACGCAGTCTACAGAAATATAGGGTATAAGTTTTTCTTTTTTGCGATTTTTTGAAAACTTTCCTGTTTTGGGGTCGTTTAAGTGAGAACATTAACCATCCATATGCCCGATAATAAATCTAAGCAATATACATTGCCTCTATGTCCACAATGCGGTGTACCCTTTAAATACAGGATAAAAAGAGAGTGGGTTATAAAGGTTCTTTTATTTAACAGACCTGTTAAAAGATACTTCTGTCCTTCTTGCCGCAATAGTTATTATATTATTAAAGAACCAATGAAATAAGCTTCTGATAATTCTTTTTTTGAAATCAGTAGCCATTGTCCCCCGCTGGCGGGGGTAAGGGGTGGTTTATACCCCCACCCTTTCCTTATCGCCCTTTAAAATCATTCCCGTACCCCCATGCCAGCGTATTACAATAACACATTTAAATACACAAACATTTATTACTTTAGCGGTATAATTAGCACTTAATAATATAATGAACAGATTCAGAAGCTCAAAAATGAGTTATGACCGTTGCACTGCCGTTAACAACTTAGTTATTCAATGAAAAAGAAAGCCCTTATTACAGGTATTACTGGCCAGGATGGCGCTTACCTCGCAGAACTGTTATTATCAAAAGGATATGAAGTACACGGGATCAAACGCAGAAGTTCTCTCTTTAATACCGACAGGATAGATCATTTGTATCAGGACCCGCACGAAACTGAGGTTAGCTTTATTATGCACTATGGCGATCTTACTGATTCTGCCAATCTTATTCGCATTATCCAGCAGGTACAGCCCGATGAGATATATAATCTTGGTGCTATGAGCCATGTAAAAGTAAGTTTTGACACGCCAGAATATACCGCAAATGCAGATGGCATTGGCACGCTGCGAATTCTTGAAGCAGTCCGGCTTCTCGGACTCGGGGAGAAAACAAGAATTTACCAGGCATCTACTTCCGAACTTTACGGATTGGTGCAGGAAGTGCCTCAGTCTGAAAAAACTCCGTTTTATCCACGTTCTCCCTACGCCGTAGCAAAGCTCTACGGATACTGGATAACGGTGAATTATCGCGAAGCCTACAATATGTTTGCATGTAACGGCATCCTCTTTAATCACGAAAGCCCGCTGAGAGGCGAGACCTTCGTTACCCGGAAAATTACCCGGGGAGTTTCCAAGATCGTACAGGGCATGCAAAGTAGCCTGTTCCTGGGCAATCTCGATGCGAAACGCGATTGGGGGCATGCAAAAGATTACGTAGAAGCGATGTATCTTATCCTTCAGCAGGATACCCCTGAGGATTTTGTAATAGCAACAGGAATTACAACGACAGTACGTGATTTTGTTAAAATGTCTTTTGCCGAAGCTGGAGTGGAAGTGGAATTTAAAGGCGAGGGTGTAAATGAAAAAGGATATATAGTAAGTTGCAGCAATCCCGAATATCAGCTTGAAACAGGGAAAGAAGTGGTTTCGATAGATCCCCGGTATTTCAGACCCACGGAGGTTGAGCTTTTAATAGGTGATCCCACAAAATCAATGACTAAGCTGGGCTGGAAGCCGAAATATGATCTTCAGATGCTTGTGCAGGACATGATGGCTGCCGATCTCGAACTGTTCCGTCGCGAGAAAACACTGAAGGATCTTGGGTATTCCATAAAAAACCAGTACGAATAATTTTGACGCTTTCAATTCCTCCCTTACCTTTACCCCATGGATCTTAAGGGAACTAATTCTGTAGTAGAGAATGCCAGTATAGCGATAATCGGATTGGGATATGTGGGATTACCATTGGCAATAGAATTTGCAAAAAAATACGACGTATTAGGTTATGATATAAATATAGAAAGAGTACACGAGTTAAGCGAAGGCCGTGACCGCACGCAGGAAGCAAAAATAAGTGAACTGCAGGAGGTGATCGGACTAAGAAAAAACCCGGCGACCGGTATTGGCCTTCATTTTTCTTCAGAGAAAGAAGCATTACGAAATTACAACACGTTTATAGTAACGGTACCTACGCCTATTGATCAGTTTAAGGCCCCCGATTTGGGCCCTTTGCTCAACGCGTCTGCCATGTTGGGTTCAGCGCTGAAAGAGGGAGACCTCGTGATTTATGAATCAACGGTATACCCCGGTTGTACGGAAGAAGACTGCGTTCCAGTTCTCGAAAAGGCATCCGGACTCACCTTTAACAAAGACTTTTTTGCCGGATACTCACCCGAAAGGATCAATCCCGGGGATAAGATCAATACACTTACGAAGATAAAGAAAGTAACCAGCGGATCAACACCTGCAATTGCCTCCCGTGTTGATGATCTGTACCGCTCCATTATCGAAGCCGGAACCCATAAGGCGCCCAGTATTAAAGTTGCCGAAGCCTCCAAGGCCATAGAGAACGCCCAGCGCGACGTGAATATCTCTTTTGTTAACGAACTGTCGCTTATTTTCGACCGCATTGGTATTGATACCAACGATGTAATCGAGGCAGCCGGGACTAAATGGAACTTCCTTAAATACAAGCCCGGACTGGTAGGAGGGCATTGTATAGGTGTCGATCCCTACTACCTTGCACACAAGGCACAATCACTGGGTTATCATCCGCAGGTAATCCTATCTGGTCGGAGAGTAAACGACGCAATGGGGCAGTTTGTTGCCGATAAAGTAGTGAAATTGATGATCGAAAAGGATCATAAGATCAAGGGAGCCAGAGCACTTATTATGGGTATTACATTTAAAGAGAACTGCCCGGATGTGCGTAATACCCGGGTAGTAGATATATACCAGGAATTAAAGCAGTTTGGTCTCGATGTAGATATTTATGATCCCTGGGCCGATGCAGCCGAAGTAGAGCATGAATACGGACTGAAGATATTCAGTC
The window above is part of the Arcticibacter tournemirensis genome. Proteins encoded here:
- a CDS encoding glycosyltransferase family 2 protein; the protein is MTVSPVISIITPVWNGLPYIAECVASVLSQEFQNWEMLISDNGSTDGTRDYLDTLTDPRIRIYKQKQNLGIFGNLNFLMQQAKAEISQMLCHDDYFVGSRALNDLVAYWQSAPPELGVARFNHEDVVQCSLTAFQKKSMPATINSSETELMFYVFGGSLTGNLSNISLRTNLVLKYGAFREDLPFAGDFEFWSRMGRYVSIGIQNEPVVFVRLHPQSASYYQNRKGELVGQNAEVVSKLYQRLLRYHPKMQFALQLHGTINYDSLQRYMAIKLWLIKGNREYLRELDRVSDNAVFLLPRRWRWVLFFLTIGGRIGRVSTARYLINAYWQTKQQVQEQQILCNH
- a CDS encoding class I SAM-dependent methyltransferase; this translates as MHCRFCQSELSNVFIDLVSSPAANSFLTREQLDEPEPFYPLRVYTCDTCFLVQIPEYKKCDTIFDNQYVYFSSYSKSWLNHAKEYTEGMVRRFGYHSGSQIIEIASNDGYLLQYFKERSIPVLGIEPTANTAEAARSKGIESIVEFFGTHLATQLAAEGRKADLLIGNNVLAHVPDIVDFVAGMKLVLKEDGVITMEFPHLMQLIENNQFDTIYHEHFSYLSFFTVKQIFESQGLELFDVDELATHGGSLRIYAKHAEDSSKVISNNVCLLLEKEINKGMNTLAYYSNFQQKVQKVKLEFNDFLIHQKLEGKKVAAYGAAAKGNTLLNFCGIKNDSIDFVVDANPYKQHKWLPASHIPVVEEAVLEEQKPDYVIIFPWNLKNEIIEQLSYARAWGCKFVTAIPMLQIVRDVVSSIAE
- a CDS encoding WcaI family glycosyltransferase, with protein sequence MDHINTLKKRVLLMGINFAPELTGIGKYTGEMADWLVENGYECTVVTSFPYYPNWKIQAPYSGKFYKKEVQKNGKLRVYRCPLYVPSVPSGAKRVLQETTFILSSFLMIFYLLFKKGHQQIFCMAPPFHLGFLALFYRFFKGGKIIYHIHDLQIEAARDLKVLKAERAFNLLFALERYILNRVNFVSTVSPGMLKRITKKVKKEILFFPNWSDLESFYPLPEKAGLKKQWGFQPDDKVVLYSGSIGEKQGLESLLSIAKKLETQAFIKFVICGNGPYKEKLSRIADEMQLKNISFMPLQPLSLFNSFLNMADVHLVIQRKEACDLMLPSKLISIFSIGGLALVTAEPGSSLYTTMNENEMGVVIECENEILLQNTILDCCISDHTQANLNGRIYAERFLDRENILQRIMQQIREPKASPVPVIDYQFENA
- a CDS encoding undecaprenyl-phosphate glucose phosphotransferase, giving the protein MQNRYIYILCLILAFTDVVLINSAFFAAFNLVGPGREHLSLYRDFIIIFNLLWFICARAFDLYNKKTLHDKLLHTSTLECISLHYVILLLYVIFIEATNVSLILLLVFFLLLSFILFAGRLAAMLAGSWIRRRFKVARPVVLLGINPTSIQLADYFKNHDRQYSFEEYLNTDKSAMDDFKENILPAISRQMKKAAETGVNEVYISLGPHEISNAGLLLKEADKQCVRLRFVPDFSKSLERQFSINYLGGLPVISLNTEPLEEMHNRFLKRLFDITFSLGVLVFIFSWLYPLLAVLIKLQGPGPVFFKQLRSGRNNESFWCYKFRSMKVNGDSDSRQASKNDSRVTPIGRFLRKSSLDELPQFLNVLMGNMSIVGPRPHMLQHTEQYRNIIDKYMVRHYLKPGITGWAQINGYRGETGSIELMEKRVKHDLWYLENWTPLLDIKIVFLTVIHLIKDHDNAF
- the gmd gene encoding GDP-mannose 4,6-dehydratase; translated protein: MKKKALITGITGQDGAYLAELLLSKGYEVHGIKRRSSLFNTDRIDHLYQDPHETEVSFIMHYGDLTDSANLIRIIQQVQPDEIYNLGAMSHVKVSFDTPEYTANADGIGTLRILEAVRLLGLGEKTRIYQASTSELYGLVQEVPQSEKTPFYPRSPYAVAKLYGYWITVNYREAYNMFACNGILFNHESPLRGETFVTRKITRGVSKIVQGMQSSLFLGNLDAKRDWGHAKDYVEAMYLILQQDTPEDFVIATGITTTVRDFVKMSFAEAGVEVEFKGEGVNEKGYIVSCSNPEYQLETGKEVVSIDPRYFRPTEVELLIGDPTKSMTKLGWKPKYDLQMLVQDMMAADLELFRREKTLKDLGYSIKNQYE
- a CDS encoding nucleotide sugar dehydrogenase; this encodes MDLKGTNSVVENASIAIIGLGYVGLPLAIEFAKKYDVLGYDINIERVHELSEGRDRTQEAKISELQEVIGLRKNPATGIGLHFSSEKEALRNYNTFIVTVPTPIDQFKAPDLGPLLNASAMLGSALKEGDLVIYESTVYPGCTEEDCVPVLEKASGLTFNKDFFAGYSPERINPGDKINTLTKIKKVTSGSTPAIASRVDDLYRSIIEAGTHKAPSIKVAEASKAIENAQRDVNISFVNELSLIFDRIGIDTNDVIEAAGTKWNFLKYKPGLVGGHCIGVDPYYLAHKAQSLGYHPQVILSGRRVNDAMGQFVADKVVKLMIEKDHKIKGARALIMGITFKENCPDVRNTRVVDIYQELKQFGLDVDIYDPWADAAEVEHEYGLKIFSQLDELVVYNAVIVAVAHNEFLKFDYAKIKRNNGVIFDTKAFLDRNLVDARL